Proteins encoded within one genomic window of Cumulibacter manganitolerans:
- a CDS encoding NUDIX hydrolase, translated as MSAAPPTRCAGCGRELYVNASPAVGTVLVRDGSFLAIKRAREPWRGYWDIPGGFCDSGEHPEEAAVREIREETGIDVQIVGLAGIYLDVYPFQGDVISILNLYYAATAPEDAEPRLVDAEASEVAWLPISDHPPLAFEHEEQALADAVRLLSRSAGQPDTLSGGGFTRSSQRLLFLAALRVPR; from the coding sequence TTGAGCGCGGCCCCGCCGACCCGCTGCGCGGGCTGCGGGCGGGAGCTGTACGTCAACGCCAGCCCCGCGGTGGGCACCGTCCTCGTCCGCGACGGCTCCTTCCTGGCGATCAAGCGTGCCCGCGAGCCGTGGCGCGGCTACTGGGACATCCCCGGCGGGTTCTGCGACTCGGGGGAGCACCCCGAGGAGGCGGCCGTGCGGGAGATCCGGGAGGAGACCGGGATCGACGTCCAGATCGTCGGCCTCGCCGGGATCTACCTCGACGTCTACCCGTTCCAGGGCGACGTCATCTCCATCCTCAACCTCTACTACGCGGCCACCGCGCCGGAGGATGCCGAACCGCGGCTCGTGGACGCCGAGGCCTCGGAGGTCGCCTGGTTGCCGATCTCCGACCACCCGCCGCTCGCGTTCGAGCACGAGGAGCAGGCGCTCGCCGACGCCGTCCGGCTGCTCTCCCGTTCTGCGGGGCAGCCAGACACGCTATCGGGCGGCGGATTCACGCGGTCGTCGCAACGCCTGTTGTTTTTGGCGGCGTTGAGAGTACCTCGTTGA
- the lepA gene encoding translation elongation factor 4 produces the protein MTADYTDPALIRNFCIIAHIDHGKSTLADRMLEVTGVIEQRQMRAQYLDRMDIERERGITIKAQNVRLPWPGADRRGYTLHMIDTPGHVDFTYEVSRSLAACEGAVLLVDAAQGIEAQTLANLYLAMENDLTIIPVLNKIDLPAAQPERYAAEIAGIIGCDPDSILRVSGKTGVGVPELLDRIVEEIPAPVGDPDAPARAMIFDSVYDIYRGVITYVRVVDGRISARERIKMMSTGATHELLELGVISPEPTPVKTLGVGEVGYLITGVKDVRQSRVGDTVTLSAKPATEAIGGYRDPKPMVYSGLYPIDGSDYPLLRDALDKLRLNDAALTYEPETSTALGFGFRCGFLGLLHLEIVRERLEREFNLSLISTAPNVIYDVTLDDGSEMVVTNPSDWPVGKVAEIREPMVKCTIIAPTDYTGAIMELCQARRGQMQGMDYLSETRVELRYLLPLGEIIFDFFDALKSRTRGYASLDYEEAGDQVADLVKVDILLQGEQVDAFSAIVHKDKAYSYGVMMTGKLRELIPRQQYEVPIQAAVGSRVIARETIRAIRKDVLAKCYGGDISRKRKLLEKQKEGKKRMKMVGRVEVPQEAFIAALSTDEPAAAKSK, from the coding sequence GTGACCGCCGATTACACCGATCCCGCGCTGATCCGCAACTTCTGCATCATCGCGCACATCGACCACGGCAAGTCGACGCTTGCCGACCGCATGCTCGAGGTGACCGGCGTGATCGAGCAGCGCCAGATGCGCGCGCAGTACCTCGATCGGATGGACATCGAGCGCGAGCGCGGCATCACCATCAAGGCGCAGAACGTCCGGCTGCCGTGGCCCGGCGCCGACCGGCGCGGCTACACGCTGCACATGATCGACACGCCCGGTCACGTGGACTTCACGTACGAGGTCTCGCGCTCGCTCGCCGCCTGCGAAGGCGCCGTGCTGCTGGTCGACGCCGCCCAGGGCATCGAGGCGCAGACGCTCGCCAACCTGTACCTCGCGATGGAGAACGACCTCACCATCATCCCGGTGCTGAACAAGATCGACCTGCCCGCCGCGCAGCCCGAACGGTATGCCGCCGAGATCGCCGGCATCATCGGCTGCGACCCCGACTCGATCCTGCGGGTGTCCGGCAAGACCGGTGTGGGCGTGCCCGAGCTGCTCGATCGCATCGTCGAGGAGATCCCGGCACCCGTCGGCGATCCCGACGCGCCGGCCCGCGCGATGATCTTCGACTCGGTGTACGACATCTACCGCGGCGTCATCACCTACGTCCGCGTCGTCGACGGCCGGATCTCCGCGCGCGAGCGGATCAAGATGATGTCCACCGGCGCCACCCACGAGCTGCTCGAGCTGGGCGTCATCTCGCCGGAGCCCACCCCGGTCAAGACCCTCGGCGTCGGCGAGGTCGGCTACCTGATCACCGGCGTGAAGGACGTGCGGCAGTCGCGCGTCGGCGACACCGTGACGCTGAGCGCCAAGCCCGCCACCGAGGCGATCGGCGGGTACCGCGACCCGAAGCCCATGGTGTACTCGGGCCTCTACCCGATCGACGGCTCGGACTACCCGCTGCTGCGCGACGCGCTGGACAAGCTCCGGCTCAACGACGCGGCGCTGACCTACGAGCCCGAGACGTCCACCGCCCTCGGCTTCGGCTTCCGCTGCGGGTTCCTCGGGCTGCTGCACCTGGAGATCGTCCGCGAGCGGCTCGAGCGCGAGTTCAACCTCTCGCTCATCTCCACCGCGCCCAACGTCATCTACGACGTGACGCTCGACGACGGCAGCGAGATGGTCGTGACCAACCCCAGCGACTGGCCGGTCGGGAAGGTCGCGGAGATCCGCGAGCCGATGGTCAAGTGCACGATCATCGCGCCGACCGACTACACCGGCGCCATCATGGAGCTGTGCCAGGCGCGGCGGGGGCAGATGCAGGGCATGGACTACCTCTCCGAGACCCGCGTGGAGCTGCGCTACCTGCTGCCGCTCGGCGAGATCATCTTCGACTTCTTCGACGCGCTGAAGTCGCGCACCCGCGGCTACGCGTCGCTGGACTACGAGGAGGCCGGCGACCAGGTGGCCGACCTGGTCAAGGTCGACATCCTGCTGCAGGGCGAGCAGGTCGACGCCTTCTCGGCCATCGTGCACAAGGACAAGGCGTACTCGTACGGCGTCATGATGACCGGCAAGCTGCGCGAGCTCATCCCGCGCCAGCAGTACGAGGTGCCGATCCAGGCGGCCGTCGGCTCGCGGGTGATCGCGCGCGAGACGATCCGCGCGATCCGCAAGGACGTGCTCGCCAAGTGCTACGGCGGTGACATCAGCCGCAAGCGCAAGCTGCTGGAGAAGCAGAAGGAAGGCAAGAAGCGGATGAAGATGGTCGGCCGCGTCGAGGTGCCGCAGGAGGCCTTCATCGCCGCGCTGTCCACCGACGAGCCCGCAGCCGCGAAGTCCAAGTAG
- a CDS encoding prolyl oligopeptidase family serine peptidase, translated as MHYPQAHRGDTTSEVQGRLVADPYRWLEEPASAQTRDWISAQNELSAAYLRDLPERAWFERRLSALMSRPRSGTPYRKGGRYFVSRNDGTQAQDVWCWAPTLEKLEAGGRVLVDPNRLDESGNRYVTRTGVSENARYFAYALSEGGSDWQTIRVRDIDEKRDLDDELTQSKFGAPTWLPDNASLVYLHYPSDRVTDGTDCGRQPGGVLKVHRLGTPQADDEVVFDSEGDCRILALPEVSWDGRWLIVEIHDGTSANNRLWAYPLRTGERTVVGEPVRMFDEADARYDSVRVIDDTMLVRTDRDAPRYRLVRVPIAAGVTTMETVIGEHDGILESVTSAGGALVTVHLEDAMPVLHRYALDGRSSSAIPMAGAAVVALNGRSEDTELFVGMTSAITPLKSFRVDLESFDIVKLRTAVRAVPGRKQPLWQPPKVKARRETTRSADGTAVSYSILYRDDLDLSTPRPTILYGYGGFNVPMLAEFRPGWPAWLEAGGLVVLANLRGGGEYGAAWHVAGCQAHKQNVFDDFIAVAEDLVARRVTTSAQLALHGRSNGGLLVGAVMTQRPDLAAVALPMVGVLDMLRFHLFTVGDSWTSDYGSPEDPAMAPVLLSYSPLHNVREGTHYPATLVLTGDHDDRVVPAHSYKFTAALQHAQGGPEPVLARIETHTGHGAGKPRAMVAAEWADLLAFAAHHTGLRPQ; from the coding sequence ATGCACTACCCACAGGCGCATCGCGGCGACACCACGAGCGAGGTCCAGGGCCGGCTCGTCGCCGATCCGTACCGCTGGCTCGAGGAGCCGGCCTCCGCGCAGACGCGCGACTGGATAAGCGCGCAGAACGAGCTCAGTGCCGCGTACCTGCGCGACCTGCCCGAGCGTGCCTGGTTCGAGCGCCGGCTGTCGGCGCTGATGAGCCGCCCGCGGTCGGGGACGCCGTACCGCAAAGGCGGCCGGTACTTCGTGAGCCGCAACGACGGGACGCAGGCACAGGACGTCTGGTGCTGGGCGCCCACGCTCGAGAAGCTCGAGGCCGGCGGCCGGGTCCTCGTCGATCCCAACCGGCTGGACGAGTCGGGGAACAGGTACGTCACGCGGACCGGGGTCTCCGAGAATGCCCGCTACTTCGCCTACGCGCTCAGCGAAGGCGGCAGCGACTGGCAGACCATCCGAGTGCGCGACATCGACGAGAAGCGCGACCTCGACGACGAGCTGACGCAGAGCAAGTTCGGCGCCCCGACCTGGCTGCCCGACAACGCCTCGCTGGTCTACCTGCACTACCCCTCGGACCGGGTCACCGACGGCACCGACTGCGGCCGACAGCCCGGCGGCGTGCTCAAGGTGCACCGGCTGGGCACCCCGCAGGCGGACGACGAGGTCGTCTTCGACAGCGAGGGGGACTGCCGGATCCTGGCGCTCCCGGAGGTGTCGTGGGACGGCCGCTGGCTGATCGTGGAGATCCACGACGGCACGAGCGCCAACAACCGGCTGTGGGCCTATCCCTTGCGGACGGGGGAGCGGACTGTCGTCGGCGAGCCGGTGCGGATGTTCGACGAGGCCGACGCGCGCTACGACTCGGTCCGGGTCATCGACGACACCATGCTGGTGCGCACCGACCGCGACGCCCCGCGCTACCGGCTCGTGCGGGTGCCGATCGCCGCGGGCGTGACGACGATGGAGACGGTGATCGGAGAGCACGACGGCATCCTGGAGTCGGTCACCTCCGCCGGCGGCGCGCTCGTGACGGTGCACCTCGAGGACGCCATGCCGGTGCTGCACCGGTACGCGCTGGACGGTCGCAGCTCCTCGGCGATCCCGATGGCCGGCGCCGCCGTCGTCGCCCTGAACGGGCGCAGCGAGGACACCGAGCTGTTCGTCGGCATGACCTCGGCCATCACCCCGCTGAAGTCCTTCCGGGTGGACCTCGAGTCCTTCGACATCGTCAAGCTGCGCACCGCCGTGCGCGCGGTCCCCGGCCGCAAGCAGCCGCTGTGGCAGCCGCCGAAGGTCAAGGCGCGCCGCGAGACCACCCGGTCGGCGGACGGGACGGCGGTGTCCTACAGCATCCTGTACCGCGACGACCTCGACCTGTCGACGCCGCGGCCGACGATCCTGTACGGGTACGGCGGGTTCAACGTCCCGATGCTGGCCGAGTTCCGTCCCGGCTGGCCGGCCTGGCTCGAGGCCGGCGGCCTGGTGGTGCTGGCCAACCTCCGCGGCGGCGGCGAGTACGGCGCCGCGTGGCACGTCGCCGGTTGCCAGGCGCACAAGCAGAACGTCTTCGACGACTTCATCGCGGTGGCCGAGGACCTCGTCGCGCGCCGGGTGACGACGTCCGCGCAGCTGGCGCTGCACGGGCGCAGCAACGGTGGGCTGCTCGTCGGCGCGGTGATGACGCAGCGCCCCGACCTCGCCGCGGTCGCGCTCCCGATGGTCGGCGTGCTGGACATGCTGCGCTTCCACCTTTTCACCGTGGGCGACAGCTGGACCAGCGACTACGGCTCGCCGGAGGATCCCGCGATGGCCCCGGTCCTGCTGTCCTACTCCCCGCTGCACAACGTGCGCGAGGGAACGCACTACCCGGCGACGCTCGTGCTCACCGGCGACCACGACGACCGGGTGGTCCCGGCGCACAGCTACAAGTTCACCGCGGCGCTGCAGCACGCCCAGGGCGGTCCCGAGCCGGTCCTGGCGCGCATCGAGACGCACACGGGGCACGGCGCGGGGAAGCCGCGAGCCATGGTGGCCGCCGAGTGGGCGGACCTGCTGGCGTTCGCCGCGCACCACACGGGGCTGCGCCCGCAGTAG